The genomic DNA AACTTTCACTACGACCACATCGGCATCGGCATCCTCGATTACGGCACCAAGGAGATCGAGATCAAGGCCGAGGCCGGCACCACGGCGAAGGCGCTGGGCAAGCGCGTGCCGCTCGGCGTGGGCATCCTGGGCCGCGTGGCGCGCTCGAACGAGATGGCGCTCGAGCAGAATACCGGCAGCTCGCACCTGCTGGGCATCATGCCGGAATCGCGTTCTGTGCTCTGCATGCCGCTCACCTACGGTGAGACGCTGCTCGGCGTGCTCAACATCGAGAGCGCGCGCGAGAACGCCTTCGCGCAGCAGGAAGTCCTGATCCTGAAGACCTTTGCTGACCTGCTGGCCACCGCGCTGCACAACGCTTTCGTCTTCCAGAAGATGCAGCAGCATGCCATCACCGATGGGCTCACCGGGATCAAGACGCGGCGCTACTTCTCGGAAGCGTTGCTGTCGGAGTGGAAGCGCGCATCGCGTTCCGGGCGTCCTTTCTCGGTGGTGCTCATCGACCTCGACAAGTTCAAACAGGTCAACGACGGCATGGGACACCTCGAAGGCGACCTCGTCCTCACCCGCATCGGCCGCCTGCTGGAGCAGAGAGTCCGCCAGTCGAACGTGGTCGCGCGCTACGGTGGCGATGAATTCGTGGTGCTGATGCCGGAAACCTCGATCGAGCAGGCTCAGATACTGGCAGAACGCTTGCGGCTCTGGATCGCGACCGATCCCATGTTGAACGAGCGCAAGGTCACGGGCAGTTTCGGCGTAGCTACTTTCCCGCTGCACGGCGCCACCATCGAAGACATCATTCGCGTCGCGGATGCGGGCATGTACGTCTCGAAACGTGCCGGAGGCAATCGCGTTTCCACCGTCGAGGAGTTCCACGAAGGCGAAGCGGTCGCGCAGCAGAAAGCGCTGGTCACCAGCTACGTAGAAGGCTTCCTGCGGCGCGAGCACACCAGCCCAGACGCCGCGGATGAGCTGGTGCAGACCCTCATCAAGCTGGGCAACGCGGTGAAAGACGGCCGCAACGCCGAAGCACTCACCGAAGCGGTGATGGCGCTAACCCGCGCCGCCGAAGCGCGCGAGGTCTACTGCAGCGGACACGGTGAATCGGTGGCGCGCTATGCTGAGTCCGTCGGGCGCGAGATGAAGATGTCGCCGGAAGAGGTCGCCGACCTCATTCTCGCCGCGCGCGTCCACGACATCGGCAAGATCATCATCCCCGAGCAGATCCTCAACAAGGCTGGCGTGCTTTCGGTGGAGGAATACAACCTGGTCAAGACGCACGCCGAACTTGGCGGACGCATCGTCGCCACCATGCCGGGCAGCACGCGCCTGGTGCTGTACGTCCGCCATCATCACGAGCGCTTCGATGGCAAAGGTTATCCCGACGGATTGAAGGGCGAAGACATTCCCCTGGGCGCGCGCATCATCGCCGCCGCCGAGGTCTTTACCAACATGACCCTCGAGCGCCCGTACGCGCCCACGCGCAACACGCAACAGGCGCTCGAAGAGTTGGAATCGTTGAGCGGCTTGCAGTTCGATGGCGTGGTTGTTCGCGTGCTCGCACAACAAGTGCGCGGCGAGAAGCCGGCGGGCGTAGGCCGGAGCTAAGCCCGCAACCACACCAAGCCCCTATTTCCCGAGCGGGATCCCTTCCAGTGTTCTCACCCTGCCCACCGGATACAGTCCCAACTTCGGATCCCACCACGGCGAGCGTTGGTAGAACCAGTTGAGGCGTCCGTAGGCGTTCGCCGCGAAATCCTTGTCGCTCGCGACCTTTTCCTCGAACTCCGCTTTGAGCTTCGGATCTTTCGCCATCATCTCGCGCGCCAGTTTCTCGAGCACGTAAGGCTCGCCGTATTCTTTCTGCTCGAAGATGGCGTCGAACAATCCCCAATAGACGGCTGAATCCGGCCCCGCCGGCTCGAGCCAGTGGATAGCGACCTTGGCGGCGCGCTGGTCGGTCGGCACCACCATCGAGCCGGCAGGGAAGTCGAGCTTCTCTCTCACCGCACGGCAGTCCGGCGGAGGCGTGGGCGAGAACTCGCTGCCGCCGCCAAGCACGTGGCGTCCTTCAAACGGACGCTCCGCCCACTTCGGCTTGCAGCGATACGTCTCCACCTCGCCCGACCACGCGGCGGTGGTCGCGCGCATCGCGATGCCGTGCGTGCGCAGCACCTCGATGACTTTCTCCCACTGCGCCGGGATGATGTACGCCCACGGAACGCCGACACCCACCGTCATCTTCAGCTTCGAGTGGAGCGGGATGTCGATGTTCTCCGGCGCGTGCGAATAGACGTTCCACAGACCGCCCGAGACCTCGCTCGACTTCGTGTCGCGCTTGTAGCCAAGGAAGTGGAAGGTCTCGGTGTCTGTCGTCGGGGCAAGACGCAGCGGAAAATCATCCGGCTTGCGCAGATCGGCACCGGAAACGTAGACCGCAGTCTGCGCCTGGCGGCCACGCGCGATCGTTTCCTCGTCGGCTTGCTGATTCATCGCGACCAGCTTGGCCGCATCGCGGTTCATCACCTCGAGGATGGCGCGCAGGATCTCGTAGTTCCCGGTGACGCGCGTCTTGTAATCCTTGAGCATGTGCATCTCGACCAGCAGGCCAGGACGGTTCTGCACGACCATGTAGCCGGTGGAGAAGCGCGGCGTATCCTGCCCCACCGAAATGCCAGCCCGCGGATTCGATTCGCCCACGCCCACGTATTCGCCGATCACGTGTCCGGAGTCGCTCACCGACTTCTCGATGTACGGCTTGAGCTGGTGTTCGAGCCAGTCGGCCGTCGCGGGCGCCACGTCGGGGCCAACGTCGATGGCGTACGTGGTGTCGTACTGGTAGTCGGCGCCGTCGGTCACGTGGTCGTCGATGAAGAAATCCGGCAGCCAGCGTTGGAACAGGCGCAGCAGCGCACGCGTCTCGGGCGCGTCGGCCTTCATGTAGTCGCGATTCAGGTTCAGGTTCTGCGACTGCGTGCGCCAGCCCATCTCTTCCGGACCGTTCTGATTGATGCGGTTGTAAGGGCCGAAGCGCTCGTGGCCGTCGGCGTTGTAGATGGGGATCATCAGCACGACGACGCTATCAAGCAGCTTGCTTTCCGACTTGGCGATCACCATGTCGCGCAGCAGCGCGAGACAAGAGTCTTTGCCGTCCATCTCGCCGGCGTGGATGGCGTTCTGGATCAGCATCACCGCGCGTCCTGACTGGCGGACGGCCGCGGGATCGAACACGCCGTCTTTTGAGAGCACGGCGACCCACAAGTCGCGGCCTTCGGGCGTCTTGCCAAAACTCTCGAGCTTTACCTGCTTTGGCGCCGCGGCGGCCACGCGCTTCACGTACGCCATGGTCTCGTCGTAGCGCGGCGTGGTGCGGTAGCCGGACTTCTCCGCCGGCGTGCTCCAGTCGGCGGCGGATTTCGCAGACGGCTTGGGCGCGCTCTTTTGCGCGAATGCAGCGCAGAGGGAGAGTGAAAGAGACAGGACAACCAGCAGCTTTCTCATCGCGATCTTCCTGGGGAACTTGTCTTTGTGGTTCTCGTCTTCGGGCTAATCGTTGTTTCAGTCTTCGGCGCCACGTTTAGCGTGGACGGCGGCGGCCATGCGCGCTCGCGGCTTCCTGGCGCGGCGCAGCAGCAGCACCGAGACGTGTGCGATGGCGGCGTTGTCCGTGCCCATGCCCTCGGGCGTCTTGGCTTTGATCCCTACGCAGTTCGGCTCGATGCGCAAGAGTTCGGCGACCCGTGCCTGGATCTTCTTCGCGTGCGGCGAGACTTTCGGCGCGGCCATGATGAGTGTGGAATCCACATTCGCGATCATGTAGCCGGCGCGGCGCACCTGCTCCATCGCGGCGCGCAGAAAGACGACCGAGTCGGCGCCCTTCCAGCGCGCGTCATCCGAGGGGAAATATGTCCCGATGTCGCCGGCGGCGATGGCGCCGAGCAAGGCGTCGGTGAGGGCATGCAGCAGCACGTCGCCGTCGGAGTGCCCGGCGAGCCCGTGCGTGTGCTCGAGCGCGACCCCGCCGACCATCAGCGGGATGCCCCTCTTGAACTCGTGTGAATCCCAGCCGTAACCGATACGCATATCAGCCTGTCAGACTCGCGCGCCGCCGGTCTTCTTGGGCAATGAAGAACTCGGCTAATTCCAAGTCATCCGGCGTGGTGATCTTGATGTTCTTGGGCGAGCCCATCACCACGGCGACGTTGTGGCCCATGCGCTCGACCAGCGACGCTTCGTCAGTGCCGAGGAAGCCCGCCGCCTCGGCTTCGTCAAAAGCTTTCTTGATCACGTCGTAGCGGAAACCCTGCGGCGTCTGCGCCTGCACCACGCGCTCGCGCGGGATGGTGGAAGCGACGATCGCGCCTCCGGCGGTGCGGTCCACCTGCTTGATGGTGTCGACTGCAGGCACGCCCGCGATCACCGCGCCATGCTTCTGTGCGCCCGCGATCACGCTGGCGATGATGTCGTTGTCCACGAACGGGCGCACCGCATCGTGCACCAGCACAATGTCGTCGGCCACCGCCTTCACCTGGGCGAGCGCGTTCGCCACCGATTGCTGGCGATGCTCGCCGCCCTCGACGATCTGCACCTGCTTCTTCCCGCCCGCGCCCGCGGCCTTCAACTCTCTCTCGAGCTGTAGCTTGAACTGCTCGGCTTCCGGCTTGCGCAGCGCGAGGAAGATCTCCGCGACCTGGGGTGATTGCAGGAACTTGCGCAGCGTGTGGACGAGGATAGGAACGCCGCCCAGTTCGGCGAACTGCTTGGTCGGCAGCTGCGCCTTCTTGCCCTTCTTCGCGGCGGCCGCGGACATGCGCGTGCCAAGTCCGGCAGCCGGAATAATGACGACAACCTTCATAAGGGACGAAAAGTATACAGGCGCCGGGTCTTACTCGTTCGCCGGCCGCTCGATGATCACCGGCTTCTGCGGGCGCGGATCGGGCTTCGGCTCCTGCCGCGGCGGCAGCCCGCGCTCGTCGAACTTGCCAAAGATCATCTTGCCGGCGGTGGTCTGCAGCACCGACGTCACCGAGATGTCCACGTTCTTGCCGATCATCTTGCGCGCGTTGTCCACCACGACCATGGTTCCGTCGTCGAGATAGGCCACGCCCTGGTTGTACTCCTTGCCTTCTTTCAGGATGAACACCTTCATCACCTCGCCCGGGAGCACGATGGGCTTGAGCGCGTTGGCCAGCTCGTTGATGTTCAGCACTTCCACACCGTGCAGTTGCGCGACCTTGTTGAGGTTGAAGTCGTTGGTCACGATCTTGGCGGAGTATTTCTTGCCCAGCTCGATCAGTTTCATGTCGACTTCACGGACGGCGGGAAAGTCGTCTTCCACGATCTGGATGTCGAGGTTGGCGATCTTCTGGATGCGCTGCAGGATGTCGAGCCCGCGCCGGCCGCGGTTGCGCTTGAGTGAGTCGGCGGAATCGGCCACCAGTTGCAGCTCGCGCAGCACGAACTGCGGCGTCACGATGACGCCATCGAGGAAGCCAGTCTCCGCGATGTCGGCGATGCGTCCATCGATGATCACGCTGGTGTCGAGGATCTTGTAACTCTTCTTGCCCTGCTTCTCGCCGCCGAACACCCCGCCCAGCGCCGTGAGGTTCAGCAGGTCGCCCTTGTTGGCGCCCACCACCAGGCCAACGTAGGCCATCAGCAGCATGACCAGCAGTTGCAGGAAGCTGCGCGTGTGTCCGGGATCGATCGCGCTGCCCAGGACCGCGGAAAAAAGAAAGGCGCCAAAGATGCCGGTGACCGAGCCGATCACCGCGCCGATCAGCCGCTTCAGGCTGACCGCGCGCAGGCGCATCTCGAAGGCGACCACGGCGGTGCCGATGAGCGCGCCGACTAATGCCGCCGGCCACTTCTCTAGTCCGAAGGGCTGCAACAGATAGCAAGCGAGCGCCAGCACCGCAATAAAGAAGAGACGAATGAGGGCTAAGTCCATAAAGGACCTCCTGCCAGGCCGGCGCACTCGCTGAAAACTATGGGATCGGGGCCGTAAGAATATGAGCGACTGAGCGACGCGCGAGACCTGAACCACGTATCGCGGAGCGGGTATAAAAGATGAAAGGGTGCCCCGCTTGCTTTCCCTCCGGACCCCCGCCCGGAGTCGTGCCACCAAAACCGGCCAAGTATATACCCGAGTCTTGGTTGCATCCCCGCCTGTCGTGTCCCACCGGCGCCAGTTATCTCAACAGTAAACAAGGAACCGCAGGAGTTAATTGACCAGATAACGCGCAGGCCGCATCTTGATAGCGTGGCGGCCTGGAACAGAGCAACGGTGAGTCCGTCGCCAAAAGTCGGCCCTGGTAGATGAGCGGTCTTGTCCTCAAAAAAGTTCGAGGACAACAAAAGGGACCTGGCGCAAAATTCTCGGGGGAGAAGCCGCGCCGGGTCTTCTTTTTTCGGTACTCGGCTGCGCCGAGTCCACACCCGCTGAGCATCTCTCCGTCGCAGTGACCGCCTCGCCGCCTAGACAACGCTCGCGGTAGGCCTTTCTCCGCGCCTGTGATAAAACTTTGGCCCGCCATGAATGCTCGCCGGCTGCTTGCACTGCTCCTCCTGTTTTCGCTGCCCGCGTTTGCCAGATTCATTCCCGACCCGATCGTGAAGTACAAGATCGAGGCGCGGCTCGACGCCAAAGCAAAGACCATCAAGGGCCACGAAGTCATCGTGTGGCGCAACCATTCCAGCGACGCCATCCCTGACCTCCAATTCCACACCTACCTCAACGCCTTCAAGAACAACTACTCCACGTTCATGCGCGAGGGTGGCGGGAGGAGCCGCCGCGTGTCGTTCAGCGGGGACGCGCAGGCCTGGGGATACGTCCAGATCCACTCCCTCAAGGTCGATGGTCAGGACCTGACCGCGCAGATGCGCTACATCCAGCCCGACGACGGCAATCCTTTCGACCAGACGGTGCTGCAAGTCGTGTTGCCGAAAGCCATCCCCGCGGGCGGTTCGGTCTCCATCGAGATCGAGTGGACGTCGAAGCTGCCGCGCGTCTTCGCGCGCACCGGATTCCACGACAACTTCTTCCTCGTCGCGCAGTGGTTTCCCAAGCCCGGCGTCTACGAGGCGGCCGGCGAGCGCCATCGCGCGAAGGGAGGATGGAACTGCCACCAGTTCCACACCTCCACCGAGTTCTTTGCCGACTACGGCACCTTCGACGTTTCCTTGACCGTGCCCTCGGATTTCGAGCTTGCCGCCACCGGCAGCGAGCGCTCGAAGAAAGACAATGCCGGCGGCACCACCACCTACAACCACTATCAGGAAGACGTCTTCGACTTTGCCTGGACCACGCAGCCGCGCTCGCAGGTGCTCAAGCTGGTGCGCATGTTCAAGGCTGACCAGCAGGTCTCGCCGGCGGAGCTGAAAGAATGGTCGCAGAAGACCGGCGCGTCGCTCGATGACGTTCGCCTGCAAGACGTCCAGGTCACTCTATTCATCCAGCGCGAGCACGCCGAGCAGACCGAGCGGCATTTCCGCGCCGCGTTCGCCGGCATCAAGTGGTTCGGGCTGATGTACGGCAAGTATCCCTTCGACGTGCTCTCCGTCATCGATCCGCCTTACGGCGGCGACGGCGCCGGCGGCATGGAATATCCCACCTTCATCACTGCGGGCACCGACTACTGGCCGGCCGAGCACCAGCTCGATCCCGAGGGCGTGATCGTCCACGAGTTCGGACACCAGTTCTGGTTCCACCTCGTCGGCAACAACGAGATGGAGGAAGCCTGGCTCGACGAGGGCTTCAACTCCTACTCCACCGGCAAAGTCCTCGAGATGGAGTACGGACCGAACCATACCTACGAGACTCTCTTCGGCGTTCCGTTTCCGGCGGCGCCGTGGGTGCGCCTGCCGGTCCCGCGCTATCCATGGTTCGGGATGATGCGCGGCACCAACAGCCTGAGCGGTTTCTTCACCGGCTCAGGCGAGCCGGCCATCGGCATCGGTCAATACTGGGAGTGGGTGCCGCGGCTGCAACGCTATGGCCGGATGGAGAGCTACTACGCGAACGCGAAGACCGACGCGATGGAGCGTTACCCCTGGCTCATGCTCAACCGTGCCAGCTACGGCACACAGGCATACTCCAAGCCCGAGGTCACGCTGCGCACACTCGAGAAACTGCTCGGCCCGGTCTGGCCGAGGGTCATGCGGACGTATCACCAGCGCTGGCGCTTCAAGCATCCCGACGCGCTCGACTTCGTCGCAACCGTGAATGAAGTCACCGGCCAGGACATGACGTGGTTCTTCGACCAGGCCCTCTATGGGACGAACCTGTTGGACTACTCCGTCTCGTTCACCAACGACCGCGCGCCTGCCAGGAAGGGCTACTTCGATCAGAACGGCCAGCCAGGGTCTGCGCCACCAATGCTCTCAGAGAGCAAGGACGGAAAGAGCGGCAAGAACGGCAAGAACGAAGGTGCGGCTGAGTCGGAAGTCCTTGTCCGCCGCCTCGGCGAGATGGTCTTCCCCGTGATCATTCGCGTGAAGTTTGCGGATGGCAGCGAAGTCCGCGAGACATGGCCGGTGAACGATCCCACGCTCCCCGCCGCCGGCGCGCCCGCCGGGCTGAATCAATATCGCTGGAAAAAGTTCAAGTACGCGAAGAAAGTCGTGAGCGCCGAAGCCGACCCCGACTCGCTGTTCAAGAGTCTGGAGATCCACCGCGTCGATAACACCGCACAGCTCGATCCGCCTACCAAGCTCGCCGCCGATAAGTGGTACCTGCGTTGGGTGGTGTGGATACAGAACGCGTTGCTGGCGTTCTCGTATTTTTCGTAGTTTTGGAGATGGTCATTCCGGCGGGGAACCGGTGAAGCATTGCGTCGCGCGAGAGTAGTGGCGCCAGAGAGAAAGAGAGATGATGACAGCAGGGCAAGCGATTCGCGCGGGGCTTCGAGCCGCCGCGGCCAATCCGTGGATGGTGTGGATATTCTTTGCTGCGAATCTGCTGCTGGCCGCCGCCGTTGCCGCGCCCATGCATGCGGCCATCGCGGACTATCTCGGCAACTCCTCCGCCGGACACGACCTGGTCACCGGCTTCAACGCCGCGTTCCTCAGCGAGTTCCAGCTGCTCAA from Acidobacteriota bacterium includes the following:
- a CDS encoding M14 family metallopeptidase; translation: MRKLLVVLSLSLSLCAAFAQKSAPKPSAKSAADWSTPAEKSGYRTTPRYDETMAYVKRVAAAAPKQVKLESFGKTPEGRDLWVAVLSKDGVFDPAAVRQSGRAVMLIQNAIHAGEMDGKDSCLALLRDMVIAKSESKLLDSVVVLMIPIYNADGHERFGPYNRINQNGPEEMGWRTQSQNLNLNRDYMKADAPETRALLRLFQRWLPDFFIDDHVTDGADYQYDTTYAIDVGPDVAPATADWLEHQLKPYIEKSVSDSGHVIGEYVGVGESNPRAGISVGQDTPRFSTGYMVVQNRPGLLVEMHMLKDYKTRVTGNYEILRAILEVMNRDAAKLVAMNQQADEETIARGRQAQTAVYVSGADLRKPDDFPLRLAPTTDTETFHFLGYKRDTKSSEVSGGLWNVYSHAPENIDIPLHSKLKMTVGVGVPWAYIIPAQWEKVIEVLRTHGIAMRATTAAWSGEVETYRCKPKWAERPFEGRHVLGGGSEFSPTPPPDCRAVREKLDFPAGSMVVPTDQRAAKVAIHWLEPAGPDSAVYWGLFDAIFEQKEYGEPYVLEKLAREMMAKDPKLKAEFEEKVASDKDFAANAYGRLNWFYQRSPWWDPKLGLYPVGRVRTLEGIPLGK
- a CDS encoding M1 family metallopeptidase; this translates as MNARRLLALLLLFSLPAFARFIPDPIVKYKIEARLDAKAKTIKGHEVIVWRNHSSDAIPDLQFHTYLNAFKNNYSTFMREGGGRSRRVSFSGDAQAWGYVQIHSLKVDGQDLTAQMRYIQPDDGNPFDQTVLQVVLPKAIPAGGSVSIEIEWTSKLPRVFARTGFHDNFFLVAQWFPKPGVYEAAGERHRAKGGWNCHQFHTSTEFFADYGTFDVSLTVPSDFELAATGSERSKKDNAGGTTTYNHYQEDVFDFAWTTQPRSQVLKLVRMFKADQQVSPAELKEWSQKTGASLDDVRLQDVQVTLFIQREHAEQTERHFRAAFAGIKWFGLMYGKYPFDVLSVIDPPYGGDGAGGMEYPTFITAGTDYWPAEHQLDPEGVIVHEFGHQFWFHLVGNNEMEEAWLDEGFNSYSTGKVLEMEYGPNHTYETLFGVPFPAAPWVRLPVPRYPWFGMMRGTNSLSGFFTGSGEPAIGIGQYWEWVPRLQRYGRMESYYANAKTDAMERYPWLMLNRASYGTQAYSKPEVTLRTLEKLLGPVWPRVMRTYHQRWRFKHPDALDFVATVNEVTGQDMTWFFDQALYGTNLLDYSVSFTNDRAPARKGYFDQNGQPGSAPPMLSESKDGKSGKNGKNEGAAESEVLVRRLGEMVFPVIIRVKFADGSEVRETWPVNDPTLPAAGAPAGLNQYRWKKFKYAKKVVSAEADPDSLFKSLEIHRVDNTAQLDPPTKLAADKWYLRWVVWIQNALLAFSYFS
- a CDS encoding TRAM domain-containing protein, with product MDLALIRLFFIAVLALACYLLQPFGLEKWPAALVGALIGTAVVAFEMRLRAVSLKRLIGAVIGSVTGIFGAFLFSAVLGSAIDPGHTRSFLQLLVMLLMAYVGLVVGANKGDLLNLTALGGVFGGEKQGKKSYKILDTSVIIDGRIADIAETGFLDGVIVTPQFVLRELQLVADSADSLKRNRGRRGLDILQRIQKIANLDIQIVEDDFPAVREVDMKLIELGKKYSAKIVTNDFNLNKVAQLHGVEVLNINELANALKPIVLPGEVMKVFILKEGKEYNQGVAYLDDGTMVVVDNARKMIGKNVDISVTSVLQTTAGKMIFGKFDERGLPPRQEPKPDPRPQKPVIIERPANE
- the ispD gene encoding 2-C-methyl-D-erythritol 4-phosphate cytidylyltransferase yields the protein MKVVVIIPAAGLGTRMSAAAAKKGKKAQLPTKQFAELGGVPILVHTLRKFLQSPQVAEIFLALRKPEAEQFKLQLERELKAAGAGGKKQVQIVEGGEHRQQSVANALAQVKAVADDIVLVHDAVRPFVDNDIIASVIAGAQKHGAVIAGVPAVDTIKQVDRTAGGAIVASTIPRERVVQAQTPQGFRYDVIKKAFDEAEAAGFLGTDEASLVERMGHNVAVVMGSPKNIKITTPDDLELAEFFIAQEDRRRASLTG
- the ispF gene encoding 2-C-methyl-D-erythritol 2,4-cyclodiphosphate synthase; this translates as MRIGYGWDSHEFKRGIPLMVGGVALEHTHGLAGHSDGDVLLHALTDALLGAIAAGDIGTYFPSDDARWKGADSVVFLRAAMEQVRRAGYMIANVDSTLIMAAPKVSPHAKKIQARVAELLRIEPNCVGIKAKTPEGMGTDNAAIAHVSVLLLRRARKPRARMAAAVHAKRGAED